The Fragaria vesca subsp. vesca linkage group LG2, FraVesHawaii_1.0, whole genome shotgun sequence genome includes a window with the following:
- the LOC101292069 gene encoding dual-specificity RNA methyltransferase RlmN 1-like, whose translation MQTTRKTMPFRSIFDAGELKSELENSGIKPSIMPYIWKHVIQNPSAELDQIPSLPSAAYPLLSSKFKTLTSSVHSATDSSDHLTTKLLIKLQNGALVEAVIMRYDSSLGKHNGKSHHGGSRSTLCVSSQVGCKMGCTFCATGTMGFKSNLTSGEIVEQLVHASRISPIRNVVFMGMGEPLNNYNALVEAIRVMTGLPFQLSPKRITVSTVGIIHAINKFHNDLPGLNLAVSLHAPVQEIRCQIMPAARAFPLVKLMDSLQQYQKNSQQKIFIEYIMLDGVNDEEEHAHQLGKLLDTFQVVINLIPFNPIGSLSKFKTTAEEKVSTFQKILRGTYGIRTTVRKEMGQDISGACGQLVVNPNQRSSDNAVPPTDIEDLQVR comes from the exons ATGCAAACCACTCGCAAAACGATGCCGTTCCGGTCAATCTTCGACGCCGGAGAGCTCAAATCCGAGCTGGAAAATTCCGGCATCAAGCCCAGCATCATGCCCTACATATGGAAGCACGTGATCCAAAACCCCTCCGCCGAACTCGACCAAATCCCCTCCTTGCCCTCCGCCGCGTACCCTCTCTTATCCTCCAAATTCAAAACCCTAACCTCCTCCGTCCACTCCGCCACCGACTCCTCCGACCACCTCACCACCAAGCTCCTCATCAAGCTTCAG AATGGGGCGCTGGTGGAGGCGGTGATCATGAGGTACGATAGCAGCTTGGGGAAGCACAATGGCAAGTCCCACCACGGCGGCTCAAGGTCCACCTTGTGCGTTTCGTCTCAG GTTGGTTGTAAAATGGGGTGTACTTTCTGTGCCACTGGGACTATGGGGTTTAAGAGCAATTTGACCTCTGGGGAGATTGTGGAGCAGTTGGTTCATGCGTCCCGAATTTCGCCTATACGCAATGTTGTTTTCATG GGAATGGGAGAACCGTTGAATAACTATAATGCATTAGTGGAAGCGATTCGTGTCATGACTGGTTTACCATTTCAGTTGTCGCCAAAGAGGATTACTGTGTCAACG GTTGGTATTATCCATGCTATCAACAAGTTCCATAATGATCTACCTGGACTGAATTTAGCAGTTTCACTGCATGCACCTGTCCAAGAAATTCGTTGTCAGATAATGCCTGCAGCTCGGGCCTTTCCCTTAGTAAAGCTTATGGATTCATTGCAACAATATCAAAAGAACAG TCAGCAAAAAATTTTCATTGAATACATAATGCTTGATGGAGTGAATGATGAAGAGGAACACGCACACCAGCTTGGAAAATTGTTAGATACGTTTCAAGTG GTTATTAATTTAATACCCTTTAACCCAATTGGTAGTCTGAGCAAATTCAAAACCACTGCCGAAGAGAAAGTATCTACTTTTCAGAAGATTCTAAGAGGTACATATGGCATCCGAACAACTGTTCGCAAGGAAATGGGGCAGGACATAAGTGGAGCATGTGGTCAGTTGGTGGTGAACCCCAATCAGAGGTCAAGTGACAACGCAGTTCCTCCAACTGATATAGAAGATCTTCAGGTCAGATAG